One region of Strigops habroptila isolate Jane chromosome 11, bStrHab1.2.pri, whole genome shotgun sequence genomic DNA includes:
- the SEPTIN5 gene encoding septin-5 isoform X3 — translation MPLSPGERGGVMQSDDIYRDHEKQYVGFATLPNQVHRKSVKKGFDFTLMVAGESGLGKSTLVNSLFLTDLYKDRKLLNAEERINQTVEIVKHTVDIEEKGVKLKLTIVDTPGFGDAVNNTECWKPITDYIDQQFEQYFRDESGLNRKNIQDNRVHCCLYFISPFGHGLRPVDVEFMKALHEKVNIVPLIAKADCLIPSEIRKLKERIREEIDKFGIKVYQFPECDSDEDEEFKQQDRELKESAPFAVIGSNTVVEAKGQRVRGRLYPWGIVEVENQAHCDFVKLRNMLIRTHMHDLKDVTCDVHYENYRAQCIQQMTSKLTQDNRIESPIPILPLPTPDTETEKLIKMKDEELRRMQEMLQKMQQQMQDQ, via the exons GACCATGAGAAGCAGTATGTGGGCTTTGCCACTCTGCCAAACCAGGTCCACCGGAAGTCTGTGAAGAAGGGTTTCGACTTCACCCTGATGGTCGCAG GAGAGTCGGGTCTGGGCAAATCCACGCTGGTGAATAGCCTGTTCCTGACAGACCTCTACAAAGACAGAAAGCTCCTCAATGCAGAGG AGAGAATCAACCAGACAGTGGAGATCGTCAAGCACACGGTGGACATTGAGGAGAAGGGTGTCAAGCTGAAGCTGACCATAGTGGACACACCAGGCTTTGGAGATGCTGTTAACAACACTGAGTG CTGGAAGCCCATCACCGACTACATTGACCAGCAGTTTGAGCAGTATTTCCGGGATGAGAGTGGCCTGAACCGCAAGAACATCCAGGACAACCGAGTGCATTGCTGCCTCTACTTCATCTCGCCCTTTGGGCACGG ACTGAGGCCTGTGGATGTTGAGTTCATGAAGGCTCTGCATGAGAAGGTCAACATCGTGCCCCTGATTGCCAAAGCTGACTGCCTGATCCCCTCTGAGATCCGGAAGCTAAAAGAGAGG ATCCGGGAAGAAATCGACAAATTTGGCATTAAAGTGTACCAGTTTCCTGAGTGTGACTCAGATGAAGATGAGGAGTTCAAACAGCAAGACAGAGAGCTGAAG GAGAGCGCTCCCTTTGCCGTCATCGGCAGTAACACTGTGGTGGAGGCGAAAGGCCAGCGAGTCCGTGGACGGCTCTATCCTTGGGGCATTGTGGAAG TGGAAAACCAGGCACACTGCGACTTTGTGAAGCTGCGGAACATGCTGATCCGGACACACATGCATGACCTGAAGGACGTCACTTGCGATGTCCACTATGAGAACTACCGAGCTCAATGCATCCAGCAAATGACCAG CAAGCTGACTCAGGACAACAGGATAGAAAGCCCGATTCCTATCCTGCCTCTCCCAACACCAGACACTGAGACAGAGAAGCTGATCAAAATGAAGGATGAGGAG TTACGGCGGATGcaagagatgctgcagaagatgcagcagcagatgcaggatCAATGA
- the SEPTIN5 gene encoding septin-5 isoform X2, whose amino-acid sequence MVPEKMCAAQDETSEEQRSRKTLDHEKQYVGFATLPNQVHRKSVKKGFDFTLMVAGESGLGKSTLVNSLFLTDLYKDRKLLNAEERINQTVEIVKHTVDIEEKGVKLKLTIVDTPGFGDAVNNTECWKPITDYIDQQFEQYFRDESGLNRKNIQDNRVHCCLYFISPFGHGLRPVDVEFMKALHEKVNIVPLIAKADCLIPSEIRKLKERIREEIDKFGIKVYQFPECDSDEDEEFKQQDRELKESAPFAVIGSNTVVEAKGQRVRGRLYPWGIVEVENQAHCDFVKLRNMLIRTHMHDLKDVTCDVHYENYRAQCIQQMTSKLTQDNRIESPIPILPLPTPDTETEKLIKMKDEELRRMQEMLQKMQQQMQDQ is encoded by the exons ATGGTGCCCGAAAAGATGTGTGCAGCACAAGACGAGACCTctgaggagcagaggagcagaaagacGCTG GACCATGAGAAGCAGTATGTGGGCTTTGCCACTCTGCCAAACCAGGTCCACCGGAAGTCTGTGAAGAAGGGTTTCGACTTCACCCTGATGGTCGCAG GAGAGTCGGGTCTGGGCAAATCCACGCTGGTGAATAGCCTGTTCCTGACAGACCTCTACAAAGACAGAAAGCTCCTCAATGCAGAGG AGAGAATCAACCAGACAGTGGAGATCGTCAAGCACACGGTGGACATTGAGGAGAAGGGTGTCAAGCTGAAGCTGACCATAGTGGACACACCAGGCTTTGGAGATGCTGTTAACAACACTGAGTG CTGGAAGCCCATCACCGACTACATTGACCAGCAGTTTGAGCAGTATTTCCGGGATGAGAGTGGCCTGAACCGCAAGAACATCCAGGACAACCGAGTGCATTGCTGCCTCTACTTCATCTCGCCCTTTGGGCACGG ACTGAGGCCTGTGGATGTTGAGTTCATGAAGGCTCTGCATGAGAAGGTCAACATCGTGCCCCTGATTGCCAAAGCTGACTGCCTGATCCCCTCTGAGATCCGGAAGCTAAAAGAGAGG ATCCGGGAAGAAATCGACAAATTTGGCATTAAAGTGTACCAGTTTCCTGAGTGTGACTCAGATGAAGATGAGGAGTTCAAACAGCAAGACAGAGAGCTGAAG GAGAGCGCTCCCTTTGCCGTCATCGGCAGTAACACTGTGGTGGAGGCGAAAGGCCAGCGAGTCCGTGGACGGCTCTATCCTTGGGGCATTGTGGAAG TGGAAAACCAGGCACACTGCGACTTTGTGAAGCTGCGGAACATGCTGATCCGGACACACATGCATGACCTGAAGGACGTCACTTGCGATGTCCACTATGAGAACTACCGAGCTCAATGCATCCAGCAAATGACCAG CAAGCTGACTCAGGACAACAGGATAGAAAGCCCGATTCCTATCCTGCCTCTCCCAACACCAGACACTGAGACAGAGAAGCTGATCAAAATGAAGGATGAGGAG TTACGGCGGATGcaagagatgctgcagaagatgcagcagcagatgcaggatCAATGA
- the SEPTIN5 gene encoding septin-5 isoform X4 has product MSTGMRYKSKLVNPEEKQDHEKQYVGFATLPNQVHRKSVKKGFDFTLMVAGESGLGKSTLVNSLFLTDLYKDRKLLNAEERINQTVEIVKHTVDIEEKGVKLKLTIVDTPGFGDAVNNTECWKPITDYIDQQFEQYFRDESGLNRKNIQDNRVHCCLYFISPFGHGLRPVDVEFMKALHEKVNIVPLIAKADCLIPSEIRKLKERIREEIDKFGIKVYQFPECDSDEDEEFKQQDRELKESAPFAVIGSNTVVEAKGQRVRGRLYPWGIVEVENQAHCDFVKLRNMLIRTHMHDLKDVTCDVHYENYRAQCIQQMTSKLTQDNRIESPIPILPLPTPDTETEKLIKMKDEELRRMQEMLQKMQQQMQDQ; this is encoded by the exons GACCATGAGAAGCAGTATGTGGGCTTTGCCACTCTGCCAAACCAGGTCCACCGGAAGTCTGTGAAGAAGGGTTTCGACTTCACCCTGATGGTCGCAG GAGAGTCGGGTCTGGGCAAATCCACGCTGGTGAATAGCCTGTTCCTGACAGACCTCTACAAAGACAGAAAGCTCCTCAATGCAGAGG AGAGAATCAACCAGACAGTGGAGATCGTCAAGCACACGGTGGACATTGAGGAGAAGGGTGTCAAGCTGAAGCTGACCATAGTGGACACACCAGGCTTTGGAGATGCTGTTAACAACACTGAGTG CTGGAAGCCCATCACCGACTACATTGACCAGCAGTTTGAGCAGTATTTCCGGGATGAGAGTGGCCTGAACCGCAAGAACATCCAGGACAACCGAGTGCATTGCTGCCTCTACTTCATCTCGCCCTTTGGGCACGG ACTGAGGCCTGTGGATGTTGAGTTCATGAAGGCTCTGCATGAGAAGGTCAACATCGTGCCCCTGATTGCCAAAGCTGACTGCCTGATCCCCTCTGAGATCCGGAAGCTAAAAGAGAGG ATCCGGGAAGAAATCGACAAATTTGGCATTAAAGTGTACCAGTTTCCTGAGTGTGACTCAGATGAAGATGAGGAGTTCAAACAGCAAGACAGAGAGCTGAAG GAGAGCGCTCCCTTTGCCGTCATCGGCAGTAACACTGTGGTGGAGGCGAAAGGCCAGCGAGTCCGTGGACGGCTCTATCCTTGGGGCATTGTGGAAG TGGAAAACCAGGCACACTGCGACTTTGTGAAGCTGCGGAACATGCTGATCCGGACACACATGCATGACCTGAAGGACGTCACTTGCGATGTCCACTATGAGAACTACCGAGCTCAATGCATCCAGCAAATGACCAG CAAGCTGACTCAGGACAACAGGATAGAAAGCCCGATTCCTATCCTGCCTCTCCCAACACCAGACACTGAGACAGAGAAGCTGATCAAAATGAAGGATGAGGAG TTACGGCGGATGcaagagatgctgcagaagatgcagcagcagatgcaggatCAATGA
- the SEPTIN5 gene encoding septin-5 isoform X1 has protein sequence MDSIIIQERLVERLLSPRTQAQRSHPAKLKDHEKQYVGFATLPNQVHRKSVKKGFDFTLMVAGESGLGKSTLVNSLFLTDLYKDRKLLNAEERINQTVEIVKHTVDIEEKGVKLKLTIVDTPGFGDAVNNTECWKPITDYIDQQFEQYFRDESGLNRKNIQDNRVHCCLYFISPFGHGLRPVDVEFMKALHEKVNIVPLIAKADCLIPSEIRKLKERIREEIDKFGIKVYQFPECDSDEDEEFKQQDRELKESAPFAVIGSNTVVEAKGQRVRGRLYPWGIVEVENQAHCDFVKLRNMLIRTHMHDLKDVTCDVHYENYRAQCIQQMTSKLTQDNRIESPIPILPLPTPDTETEKLIKMKDEELRRMQEMLQKMQQQMQDQ, from the exons ATGGATTCGATCATTATTCAGGAGCGGTTGGTGGAGCGGCTGCTTTCTCCCCGGACGCAGGCACAGCGAAGCCACCCAGCCAAGCTGAAG GACCATGAGAAGCAGTATGTGGGCTTTGCCACTCTGCCAAACCAGGTCCACCGGAAGTCTGTGAAGAAGGGTTTCGACTTCACCCTGATGGTCGCAG GAGAGTCGGGTCTGGGCAAATCCACGCTGGTGAATAGCCTGTTCCTGACAGACCTCTACAAAGACAGAAAGCTCCTCAATGCAGAGG AGAGAATCAACCAGACAGTGGAGATCGTCAAGCACACGGTGGACATTGAGGAGAAGGGTGTCAAGCTGAAGCTGACCATAGTGGACACACCAGGCTTTGGAGATGCTGTTAACAACACTGAGTG CTGGAAGCCCATCACCGACTACATTGACCAGCAGTTTGAGCAGTATTTCCGGGATGAGAGTGGCCTGAACCGCAAGAACATCCAGGACAACCGAGTGCATTGCTGCCTCTACTTCATCTCGCCCTTTGGGCACGG ACTGAGGCCTGTGGATGTTGAGTTCATGAAGGCTCTGCATGAGAAGGTCAACATCGTGCCCCTGATTGCCAAAGCTGACTGCCTGATCCCCTCTGAGATCCGGAAGCTAAAAGAGAGG ATCCGGGAAGAAATCGACAAATTTGGCATTAAAGTGTACCAGTTTCCTGAGTGTGACTCAGATGAAGATGAGGAGTTCAAACAGCAAGACAGAGAGCTGAAG GAGAGCGCTCCCTTTGCCGTCATCGGCAGTAACACTGTGGTGGAGGCGAAAGGCCAGCGAGTCCGTGGACGGCTCTATCCTTGGGGCATTGTGGAAG TGGAAAACCAGGCACACTGCGACTTTGTGAAGCTGCGGAACATGCTGATCCGGACACACATGCATGACCTGAAGGACGTCACTTGCGATGTCCACTATGAGAACTACCGAGCTCAATGCATCCAGCAAATGACCAG CAAGCTGACTCAGGACAACAGGATAGAAAGCCCGATTCCTATCCTGCCTCTCCCAACACCAGACACTGAGACAGAGAAGCTGATCAAAATGAAGGATGAGGAG TTACGGCGGATGcaagagatgctgcagaagatgcagcagcagatgcaggatCAATGA